One stretch of Shewanella sp. Arc9-LZ DNA includes these proteins:
- a CDS encoding serine/threonine protein phosphatase has protein sequence MAENDSFQQHVAKVYREHRGERVVPFEYQGKRYWLKQVEHLAGAMRLLKQNSTAALHKEIGVLNTLSHLGAPVPAVVDFGDGYMVVEDAGSTINHLLECTNQTLWQPILNDVSVALAKLHSMQLAHGRPALRDISWQAGEVKFIDFEANQQHKSVVSQQIRDVLVFIHSLYRYIGPNNNVINQAIACYRLAGGEAIWQKAKQFLASWQWLYYFARPFRDIGGKDLKPVYWVLWHFRQAPLTLA, from the coding sequence ATGGCTGAGAATGATAGTTTTCAACAACATGTGGCTAAGGTTTATCGTGAACACCGTGGCGAACGTGTAGTGCCTTTCGAATACCAAGGTAAGCGATATTGGTTGAAGCAAGTAGAGCATCTTGCAGGGGCGATGCGTTTATTAAAGCAAAACTCCACAGCTGCATTACATAAAGAAATTGGTGTATTAAATACGCTAAGTCATTTAGGTGCACCAGTGCCTGCGGTTGTCGATTTTGGTGACGGTTACATGGTTGTCGAAGACGCTGGAAGTACCATTAATCATCTGCTCGAGTGTACAAACCAAACCTTATGGCAACCCATTTTAAATGATGTCAGCGTAGCATTAGCGAAACTACACTCTATGCAGCTTGCTCATGGTCGTCCAGCCTTACGTGACATTAGCTGGCAAGCCGGTGAGGTTAAATTTATCGATTTTGAGGCGAATCAACAGCATAAATCAGTTGTCTCACAACAAATTCGAGATGTGTTGGTGTTTATCCATAGCTTATATCGCTATATTGGACCCAATAATAATGTGATTAATCAAGCTATTGCTTGTTATCGTTTAGCGGGTGGTGAAGCAATATGGCAAAAAGCCAAGCAATTTTTAGCTTCCTGGCAATGGTTATATTATTTCGCGAGACCTTTTCGAGATATTGGTGGAAAAGATTTGAAGCCAGTGTATTGGGTGTTGTGGCATTTCAGGCAAGCGCCTTTAACACTGGCATAG
- a CDS encoding efflux RND transporter periplasmic adaptor subunit, with protein sequence MDRFISMKKMAIPLLCIAVLSGCSGEEEQAKEDEKFAIPVETALVTTGNVSSFYSTTATLEAPEESHVMSRIAGIIEKINVEEGDRVTKGQILAVIDAKRQRYDFNRSEAEVQIIQQELNRLNKMNNKEFISQDQMAKLEFNLQAAKAQRDLAELQVKESQITSPINGVVASRYVKTGNMAKEFQELFYVVNQDQLHGILHLPEQQLASLRVGQQASIIQQHQGTAANIIDAKVLRISPIVDAQSGTFKVTLAVPNQDATLKAGMFTRVELKYDTHLDVLTVPYNALINQDNTQALYVIKDTKAQRREVTLGYRENNTVEILSGVEDGEKIVIRGQQNLKDQSLVEIITPLSFAAIR encoded by the coding sequence ATGGATAGGTTCATCAGCATGAAGAAAATGGCAATTCCTTTACTTTGCATTGCAGTATTGAGTGGTTGCAGCGGCGAAGAAGAGCAAGCAAAAGAAGATGAAAAATTTGCTATTCCGGTTGAAACAGCACTGGTCACCACAGGCAATGTATCGTCTTTTTACAGCACCACCGCCACACTTGAAGCACCTGAAGAGTCTCATGTGATGAGCCGCATTGCTGGGATAATCGAAAAGATTAACGTTGAAGAAGGCGATCGGGTTACCAAAGGGCAAATACTTGCGGTAATTGATGCCAAGCGTCAACGTTATGACTTCAATCGTTCAGAAGCCGAAGTGCAGATTATTCAGCAAGAGTTAAATCGTTTAAATAAAATGAACAACAAAGAGTTTATTAGCCAGGATCAAATGGCCAAGCTCGAGTTCAACCTACAAGCTGCTAAAGCACAGCGCGACTTAGCAGAGCTACAAGTTAAAGAAAGCCAAATCACCTCACCCATTAATGGTGTCGTTGCTTCACGCTATGTTAAAACAGGCAATATGGCAAAAGAGTTCCAAGAGTTATTTTATGTTGTTAATCAAGACCAACTTCACGGCATATTACACTTACCAGAACAACAACTTGCTAGTTTACGGGTTGGTCAACAAGCCAGTATTATTCAACAACACCAAGGTACAGCGGCCAATATTATCGATGCAAAAGTGCTGCGCATTAGTCCGATAGTGGATGCTCAAAGCGGTACGTTTAAAGTGACGTTAGCCGTGCCAAATCAAGATGCAACATTAAAAGCGGGTATGTTTACTCGGGTTGAACTTAAATACGACACCCACCTTGATGTACTTACCGTGCCTTATAACGCATTAATCAACCAAGACAACACTCAAGCTTTGTATGTGATAAAAGACACCAAGGCACAACGACGTGAAGTCACCTTGGGATATCGTGAAAATAACACGGTTGAAATTTTATCGGGTGTTGAAGATGGCGAAAAAATTGTCATCCGGGGCCAACAAAACCTCAAAGATCAATCATTAGTGGAAATTATTACCCCACTTAGCTTCGCAGCTATTCGATAA
- a CDS encoding efflux RND transporter permease subunit gives MSIINTSVKRPVTVWMFMLAVMLFGMVGFSRLAVKLLPDLSYPSVTIRTAYDGAAPVEIEQLVSKPIEEAVGVVKGLRKISSISRSGMSDVVLEFEWGTNMDMASLEVREKIDTIELPLDINKPLLLRFNPNLDPIMRLAFSVPNADAEQLKQMRTFADEELKRRLEALSGVAAVRLSGGLEQEVHIELNQQKLSQLNLNADQVKRRINEENINLSAGKVIQGDKEYLVRTLNQFNSLDELGQVIIYRDGQTLVRLSDIAVISDAYKERSDITRIGEVESIELAIYKEGDANTVAVAQKLRSELEKINQANEHNKLKVIYDQSEFIESAVNEVTSAALFGSLLAMLVIYLFLRDIIATLIISISIPFSVIATFNMMYFADISLNIMSLGGIALAIGLLVDNAIVVLENIDRYKSQGMSKVEAAVTGCKEVSGAIFASTLTTLAVFVPLVFVDGIAGALFADQALTVTFALLASLFVALTAIPMLASRQGFTSLPQPVEVAQKPKPTSRKGKITYYLLAVLSFPFKLLFSYLPSGLLTAIIVISRFVSSVFGLLLKPICAGFNYLYRIVESIYFRVLHHALRYQVLTIVLALLVTLASSSLLPKLGVELIPPMNQGEFYVEVLLPPGTEVSETDAVLQQLALSIKDREDVKHAYSQAGSGGLMTSDTARGGENWGRLQVVLADPLAFNAVSQVLRNTAKNIPELEAQIEHPELFSFKTPLEIELSGYDLAQLKQSADQLVNALSDSDRFSDINTTLRDGQPEISIRFDHARLASLGMDAPTVANRIAQRVGGTIASQFTVRDRKVDILVRSELSERDQISDIESLIINPNSAQPIPLSAIATIDLQIGPSAINRISQQRVAIVSSNLAYGDLSEAVIEAQQILAKQQLPSSIQARFGGQNEEMEHSFDSLKIALVLAIFLVYLVMASQFESLLHPLLILIAVPMAVAGSIVGLFITGTHLSVVVFIGLIMLAGIVVNNAIVLVDRINQLRQEGIDKLTAINDAAQSRLRPIMMTTLTTTLGLLPMAIGIGDGSEVRAPMAITVIFGLSMSTLLTLLVIPALYALFDRKQYTQSDVEFNTAETPA, from the coding sequence ATGTCAATAATTAACACTTCGGTTAAACGCCCCGTCACTGTATGGATGTTCATGTTAGCTGTGATGCTTTTTGGCATGGTAGGGTTTTCTCGCCTCGCGGTAAAACTGTTACCCGATTTAAGCTATCCCAGCGTGACCATACGCACAGCCTATGACGGTGCTGCTCCGGTTGAAATTGAGCAGCTGGTATCAAAACCAATTGAAGAAGCTGTTGGGGTGGTAAAAGGACTGCGGAAAATAAGTTCAATTTCACGTTCTGGCATGTCTGATGTTGTGCTCGAGTTTGAATGGGGCACAAATATGGACATGGCTAGCCTTGAAGTGCGTGAAAAAATCGACACTATCGAGCTGCCCTTAGACATTAATAAGCCATTATTACTGCGTTTTAACCCCAATCTTGATCCCATCATGCGCTTAGCTTTTTCTGTACCCAATGCAGATGCGGAGCAGTTAAAGCAAATGCGAACCTTTGCAGATGAGGAGTTAAAACGACGTTTAGAAGCCTTATCCGGTGTTGCCGCCGTAAGGCTATCAGGCGGGTTAGAGCAAGAAGTTCATATTGAATTAAATCAACAAAAACTAAGCCAATTGAACCTTAATGCCGACCAGGTTAAGCGCCGTATAAATGAAGAAAATATTAATCTTTCAGCAGGTAAAGTGATTCAGGGTGATAAAGAATACTTGGTCAGAACCTTAAATCAATTCAATTCATTAGATGAGTTAGGTCAAGTGATTATCTACCGCGATGGCCAAACGTTAGTCAGATTATCTGATATTGCGGTGATTAGTGATGCCTACAAAGAACGCAGTGATATTACTCGCATCGGCGAAGTAGAATCGATTGAATTAGCCATATACAAAGAAGGTGACGCCAATACCGTTGCTGTTGCGCAAAAGCTACGCTCTGAACTTGAAAAAATCAATCAAGCTAATGAGCACAATAAGTTAAAAGTTATTTACGACCAATCTGAGTTTATTGAAAGCGCTGTCAATGAAGTGACATCGGCAGCGTTATTTGGCAGCTTACTGGCGATGCTGGTAATTTACCTGTTTTTACGGGACATTATTGCCACATTAATTATTTCTATCTCGATCCCTTTTTCGGTTATTGCCACCTTTAACATGATGTACTTTGCCGATATCAGCTTAAACATTATGTCGTTAGGTGGTATTGCGTTAGCAATTGGTTTATTGGTCGACAATGCCATTGTGGTATTAGAAAACATAGACCGTTATAAATCTCAAGGCATGAGTAAAGTTGAAGCTGCCGTCACAGGATGTAAAGAAGTCTCAGGCGCCATTTTTGCATCAACACTCACCACTCTAGCTGTATTTGTCCCTTTAGTGTTTGTCGACGGCATTGCAGGAGCCTTATTTGCCGACCAAGCGCTCACGGTCACGTTCGCCCTACTCGCCTCATTATTTGTTGCCTTAACAGCCATTCCCATGTTGGCATCACGACAAGGCTTCACCAGCCTGCCGCAACCAGTTGAAGTCGCCCAAAAACCGAAACCAACAAGCCGCAAAGGAAAAATCACCTACTACTTACTGGCTGTGTTGAGTTTTCCCTTTAAACTCTTGTTTAGCTATTTGCCTTCAGGATTATTAACCGCAATTATTGTCATTAGCCGTTTTGTAAGTAGTGTATTTGGGCTATTACTCAAACCCATCTGTGCCGGCTTTAACTACCTATATCGCATCGTCGAATCAATCTATTTCCGGGTGTTACATCACGCTCTACGCTATCAAGTGTTAACCATTGTGTTAGCACTTTTGGTAACACTAGCGTCAAGCAGTTTACTGCCTAAGTTAGGTGTCGAGCTAATCCCGCCGATGAATCAAGGTGAGTTTTATGTCGAAGTATTATTACCGCCAGGCACCGAAGTCAGTGAAACTGATGCTGTATTACAACAACTAGCGCTGTCGATTAAAGACCGTGAAGATGTGAAACACGCCTATAGTCAGGCTGGTAGTGGTGGGTTAATGACATCGGATACTGCAAGAGGTGGTGAAAACTGGGGCCGATTACAAGTGGTACTCGCAGACCCTTTAGCCTTTAATGCAGTTAGCCAGGTATTGCGTAACACAGCAAAAAATATTCCTGAACTAGAAGCGCAAATTGAACACCCTGAATTATTCAGTTTTAAAACCCCGCTTGAAATTGAGCTATCGGGTTATGATTTAGCTCAACTCAAACAAAGTGCAGACCAACTGGTTAATGCCTTGTCTGATTCTGACCGCTTTAGTGACATCAATACTACCTTGCGCGATGGCCAACCAGAGATCAGTATTCGCTTTGACCATGCCCGTTTAGCCTCGCTGGGAATGGACGCTCCGACAGTCGCTAACCGCATAGCCCAACGTGTCGGTGGCACTATTGCCAGCCAGTTTACGGTACGCGATCGTAAAGTGGACATTTTGGTACGCAGTGAATTAAGCGAACGCGATCAAATTAGCGACATTGAATCGTTAATTATTAATCCTAATAGTGCCCAACCAATTCCATTAAGTGCTATCGCCACAATCGATTTGCAAATTGGCCCTTCAGCAATTAATCGTATCAGTCAACAACGAGTCGCTATTGTATCGTCTAATTTGGCTTACGGTGACTTAAGCGAAGCGGTAATTGAAGCCCAGCAGATATTGGCTAAACAGCAGCTACCAAGTTCGATTCAGGCCAGATTTGGCGGCCAAAATGAAGAAATGGAGCACTCATTTGACTCATTGAAAATAGCCCTCGTTTTGGCTATCTTCCTAGTGTATTTAGTGATGGCCAGCCAATTTGAATCATTGTTGCATCCACTGCTAATCTTAATCGCTGTTCCAATGGCCGTTGCCGGCAGTATTGTGGGTTTATTCATTACCGGGACCCATTTGAGCGTAGTGGTATTTATTGGCTTAATTATGCTAGCAGGTATTGTGGTCAACAATGCGATTGTATTGGTTGACCGTATTAATCAATTGCGCCAAGAAGGTATTGATAAACTGACCGCAATTAATGATGCCGCGCAATCTCGTTTACGTCCTATAATGATGACAACCCTAACCACTACCTTAGGTTTATTACCAATGGCAATAGGCATTGGCGATGGCAGTGAAGTTCGTGCGCCAATGGCTATTACAGTCATTTTCGGATTAAGCATGTCAACCTTGCTTACATTGTTAGTTATTCCCGCTTTATATGCGCTATTTGACCGTAAACAATATACCCAAAGCGACGTTGAGTTTAATACAGCGGAGACGCCAGCATGA
- a CDS encoding OmpA family protein translates to MKRVNLSLPVIALLTLAGCQSAPVVVSEPIKTFFISPECIEYTLQTDNEMIIGFTPVYFEVNSDKSYSKLDTHMSCVATYLANNSDKELNVQGFTDDKGTVKYNKALAQRRADGLVEFLISLGTSNDQLISTTKVIEDNGVKLTSSERSKTRRVNFSITNKSS, encoded by the coding sequence ATGAAACGCGTCAATCTTTCATTACCTGTTATTGCGTTATTAACACTTGCGGGTTGTCAATCAGCACCTGTCGTTGTATCTGAACCAATCAAAACATTTTTTATTTCTCCAGAGTGTATTGAATATACATTACAAACAGATAATGAAATGATTATTGGGTTCACACCTGTGTATTTCGAAGTTAATAGTGATAAGTCATACAGTAAGCTTGATACTCACATGTCTTGCGTTGCGACTTACCTCGCCAATAATTCTGATAAAGAACTAAATGTTCAGGGCTTTACAGATGACAAAGGCACAGTTAAATACAATAAAGCGTTGGCACAGCGTCGTGCTGATGGTTTAGTGGAGTTTTTAATCTCTTTGGGCACATCTAACGACCAATTAATTTCGACTACTAAAGTTATTGAAGATAACGGTGTAAAATTAACCAGTTCTGAGCGTTCTAAGACTCGTCGGGTTAACTTTTCCATTACGAATAAATCTTCATAA
- a CDS encoding efflux RND transporter permease subunit, with the protein MNITQLAIKRPVTTCMFFLAIMLFGMAASRMLPLEMFPGIDIPQIVVQVPYKGSSPAEVERDITKVLEESLATMSGIEEVRSDSTQDGAFIQLNMKWGEDVATKSLEAREKIDSVRHLLPKDVERVMIQQFSTADMPVLTIRISSERELSNAFDLLDKQLRKPLERVDGVSKVTLYGVEQKQIEIRLDADKLVASSLNSLDLRSRLLAENFVISAGTLRENSRVYQVSPKGEFTSLDDINNLVIVPGIRLQDIAMVSYALPEKIEGRHLDQKYAVGIDVFKESGANLVEVSDRVLSVIEQVKQDQQFNGIKLFIMEDQAYGVKSSLKDLLLSGLMGAVLSFGVLFLFLRNLKMTLVVISSVPISLCMTLAGMYFLGYSLNILSMMGLLLAVGMLIDNAVVVTESVLQEKQAGHIDDTCQIKANQQAVLTGVEKVSLAVLAGTLTTAIVFLPNIFGVKVQLTIFLEHVAVAICISLAASLLVAKTLIPLMLNHFHFEVQAANDNNRLGRFYQRSLTWILTRPKRSGVIAVALLVSTALPLSMVQQDQGDGEGNDRLYINYQLEGRHNLAVTEAMINSMETYLYSNKDTFYIDAVYSYYAPQDAQSTILLQKDIPIDIGELKKMIREGFPKFSIATPQFGWGNENNGIRVTLTGRSTTELIRISEQVMPLLDNIEGLVDVRSEVNGAQQEVVVVINREMAARLDLTLSDIASNIAIALRGSQLRSFRHDPSGELRIELAYDKSWQNSLEKLKQLPIIRQGDRVYTLDSLAEATVVPRFDTIRHFNRQTALSIGANLEDLTTEEAQTKITQVMDSVNFPYGYGYSLRGGFERQDEDQSIMAVNMILAIAMIYIVMAALFESLLLPTAIITSIMFSITGVFWALWLTGTPMSVMSMIGILILMGIVVNNGIVLVDQINQMTPDLDKLSDTIINVCITRLRPVLMTVATTVLGLVPLAMGDTQIGGGGPPYSPMAIAIIGGLTFSTVTSLYLVPLCYQALYLVRHKAAIRLGLANAFAQKLLPWTK; encoded by the coding sequence ATGAACATCACTCAACTGGCGATAAAGCGCCCCGTCACCACCTGCATGTTTTTCTTGGCCATTATGTTGTTTGGCATGGCGGCCAGTAGAATGCTGCCATTAGAAATGTTTCCAGGAATTGATATTCCACAAATTGTGGTGCAAGTTCCGTACAAAGGCTCCAGCCCTGCAGAAGTTGAACGCGACATCACTAAAGTGCTGGAAGAGTCACTTGCTACCATGAGCGGCATAGAAGAGGTGCGATCAGATTCAACCCAAGACGGTGCGTTTATTCAGCTCAACATGAAATGGGGTGAAGATGTTGCCACCAAAAGCCTAGAAGCGCGCGAGAAAATTGACTCGGTAAGGCATTTATTACCAAAAGATGTTGAGCGCGTCATGATCCAACAGTTCTCAACCGCCGATATGCCGGTGTTAACCATTCGCATATCAAGCGAGCGCGAACTCTCTAATGCATTTGATTTGTTAGACAAACAGCTTCGTAAGCCACTTGAACGCGTTGATGGCGTATCAAAAGTCACCCTTTATGGTGTTGAACAAAAACAGATTGAAATCCGACTTGATGCCGATAAATTGGTCGCATCAAGCCTTAATAGCCTCGATTTACGATCGCGTTTACTGGCAGAAAACTTTGTCATCAGTGCTGGTACCCTAAGAGAAAATTCACGGGTGTATCAAGTCTCACCAAAAGGTGAATTTACCAGCCTTGATGATATCAATAATCTGGTGATTGTGCCGGGTATCCGCTTGCAAGATATTGCGATGGTAAGCTATGCCCTGCCCGAGAAAATTGAAGGCCGACATTTAGATCAAAAATATGCGGTGGGTATTGATGTATTTAAGGAATCTGGTGCCAATTTAGTAGAGGTGTCTGATCGTGTGCTAAGCGTTATCGAACAGGTTAAGCAAGATCAGCAATTTAATGGCATCAAACTGTTTATCATGGAAGACCAAGCCTATGGGGTTAAATCCTCACTCAAAGACTTATTACTGTCTGGCTTAATGGGTGCGGTACTGTCATTTGGGGTGCTGTTTCTGTTTTTGCGTAACCTTAAAATGACCTTAGTGGTTATCTCATCGGTACCGATTTCATTATGTATGACATTGGCTGGTATGTATTTTTTAGGCTACAGCTTAAATATTTTATCGATGATGGGATTGTTATTAGCCGTCGGCATGTTGATTGATAATGCGGTGGTGGTCACCGAAAGCGTGCTACAAGAGAAACAAGCTGGGCACATTGACGACACTTGTCAGATAAAAGCCAACCAACAAGCCGTGTTAACTGGCGTTGAAAAAGTCTCTTTGGCGGTTTTAGCAGGCACATTAACCACCGCCATTGTTTTTTTACCTAATATTTTCGGCGTAAAAGTGCAACTGACCATCTTTTTAGAACATGTTGCTGTGGCCATTTGTATCTCGCTAGCGGCTTCATTATTGGTAGCGAAAACATTAATCCCACTGATGCTCAACCACTTTCACTTTGAAGTGCAGGCCGCTAATGACAACAATCGCTTAGGGCGTTTTTATCAACGCAGCCTCACTTGGATATTAACCCGACCAAAACGTTCTGGTGTCATCGCAGTGGCATTGTTGGTATCAACAGCATTGCCATTAAGTATGGTGCAACAAGATCAAGGAGACGGCGAAGGTAATGACCGTTTATACATTAATTACCAGCTAGAAGGTCGCCATAATCTAGCGGTGACCGAAGCCATGATTAATAGCATGGAAACGTATTTATACAGCAATAAAGACACGTTTTATATTGATGCGGTTTACAGTTACTACGCCCCGCAAGATGCACAATCAACCATTTTATTACAAAAAGACATCCCAATAGACATTGGTGAGTTAAAGAAAATGATCCGCGAAGGATTTCCTAAATTTTCGATTGCCACGCCACAATTTGGTTGGGGCAATGAAAATAACGGCATTCGTGTAACCTTAACGGGACGCTCAACAACCGAACTAATCCGCATCAGTGAACAAGTGATGCCATTGCTCGACAATATAGAGGGCTTAGTCGATGTGCGCTCGGAAGTGAATGGCGCCCAACAAGAAGTGGTGGTGGTGATCAACCGAGAAATGGCTGCCCGTCTGGATTTAACATTAAGCGATATAGCATCGAACATTGCCATTGCCTTAAGAGGGTCGCAGTTACGTTCGTTTCGCCATGATCCTAGCGGCGAACTACGTATCGAACTGGCCTATGACAAAAGCTGGCAGAACTCTTTAGAAAAACTTAAGCAACTGCCGATCATTCGCCAAGGTGACCGAGTTTATACCCTGGACAGTTTAGCTGAAGCAACCGTAGTTCCTCGATTTGATACTATTCGTCATTTTAATCGCCAAACGGCTTTATCCATTGGTGCAAATCTTGAAGATCTCACAACCGAAGAAGCGCAAACCAAAATTACTCAGGTGATGGACTCAGTGAACTTCCCCTACGGGTACGGCTACTCGTTACGCGGTGGTTTTGAACGCCAAGATGAAGACCAGTCCATCATGGCGGTAAATATGATCTTGGCTATCGCAATGATTTATATCGTCATGGCGGCGTTATTTGAATCACTGCTGCTACCGACAGCTATTATCACTTCGATTATGTTCTCAATTACTGGCGTGTTCTGGGCATTGTGGCTCACAGGTACACCAATGTCGGTAATGTCGATGATTGGCATACTTATTTTGATGGGCATTGTGGTTAATAACGGTATTGTACTGGTAGACCAAATTAATCAGATGACACCCGATTTGGATAAGCTAAGTGATACCATCATTAACGTGTGTATTACTCGTTTACGTCCGGTATTAATGACGGTTGCAACCACAGTGCTGGGATTAGTGCCATTAGCAATGGGAGATACTCAGATAGGCGGTGGTGGACCGCCGTATTCGCCAATGGCCATTGCCATTATTGGTGGGTTAACCTTTTCAACCGTCACCAGTTTGTATTTGGTACCATTATGCTATCAAGCGCTATATCTAGTACGACATAAAGCCGCAATTAGACTAGGGCTAGCCAATGCATTTGCTCAAAAACTGCTGCCTTGGACCAAATAG
- a CDS encoding Trm112 family protein, with amino-acid sequence MAFDKKLLEIVACPVCKGKLDYDKESQQLICKFDKLAYPITEGIPVLLENRATALVTE; translated from the coding sequence ATGGCATTTGATAAAAAATTACTCGAAATTGTGGCCTGCCCAGTATGTAAAGGCAAGCTAGATTACGACAAAGAGTCGCAACAACTGATCTGCAAGTTTGATAAATTAGCGTACCCTATTACCGAAGGTATTCCGGTATTGTTAGAAAATCGTGCTACAGCGTTAGTGACTGAATAA
- the rhlP gene encoding rhombotarget lipoprotein (RhlP (RHombo-target LipoProtein) is a family of predicted lipoproteins that, in general, co-occurs with a form of rhombosortase, and that has an apparent cleavage site for that enzyme, a GlyGly motif, near the C-terminus.) gives MKTTTWLGMMASVFLLSSCSMLVSQQSGKQSVSSSLMDFLYPNKEDRAVHSAEIPLLTLPVKVGIAFVPSTGFQKEAVHSKDQYELLEKVKAAFVQYDYIDRIEVIPSTYLAGGDGFNTLEQVGRLYDVDVMALVSYDQVTQSVENNAALLYWTIVGMYVIPGNENTVQTFVDTAVFDIKSRKMLFRAPGISKLEKRTTAIGIDETLAEKSMQGFDLAVTDMTKNLDDELARFKVRVKEEKIAKVEHSNNYSGGAIDIQFGLLLLIMLFIRLRLSKDVER, from the coding sequence ATGAAAACAACAACATGGTTGGGCATGATGGCATCAGTTTTTTTATTGTCCTCATGCAGTATGTTGGTGAGCCAGCAGTCGGGGAAACAGTCTGTTTCGAGCAGTCTGATGGACTTTTTGTATCCTAATAAAGAAGATCGTGCAGTGCATAGTGCCGAAATTCCATTGCTTACATTACCAGTAAAAGTCGGTATTGCCTTTGTACCGTCTACAGGTTTTCAAAAAGAGGCTGTGCATAGTAAAGATCAATACGAATTACTTGAAAAAGTGAAAGCGGCTTTTGTTCAATATGATTATATTGACCGCATTGAAGTCATTCCGAGTACTTATCTTGCTGGTGGTGATGGTTTTAACACATTAGAACAAGTTGGGCGTTTATATGATGTCGATGTAATGGCGTTGGTGTCTTACGATCAAGTGACTCAGTCTGTAGAGAATAATGCCGCGTTATTGTATTGGACCATCGTGGGTATGTATGTGATTCCGGGCAATGAAAATACCGTACAAACCTTTGTTGATACCGCAGTGTTTGACATTAAAAGTAGAAAAATGCTTTTTAGAGCACCGGGGATCAGCAAGCTTGAAAAACGAACCACAGCCATAGGTATTGATGAAACCTTAGCAGAAAAATCGATGCAAGGTTTTGACCTGGCAGTTACTGATATGACTAAAAACTTAGATGATGAGTTAGCTCGATTTAAGGTGAGAGTTAAAGAGGAAAAAATTGCCAAGGTGGAACATAGCAATAATTACAGCGGCGGGGCTATTGATATTCAGTTTGGTTTACTATTATTGATAATGTTATTCATTCGATTAAGACTCAGTAAGGATGTTGAACGCTAA
- a CDS encoding MBL fold metallo-hydrolase, translating into MKLTFQRHIIGLSAVAMLALAQTSAIADDKFSDVVIKSNKLDNNTYMFIGAGGNIAVSAGDDGILIVDDQFAPLADKITAALNDIQPGLPKYIVNTHYHGDHTGGNAHFGETGSILAHHNVLERLKADSSTPASALPVITYEDNISIHFNQDTLEVIHLGPGHTDGDSVVMWQKANIIHMGDLYFKDRFPYIDLAAGGSVTGYRENVSLILDRLDNKTKVIPGHGELADKNALLKFKHMLDDSINWMRGEIEMGHDLATIKKQGVPAKYANWAWEFISADKWIETLYQDLAAKS; encoded by the coding sequence ATGAAACTAACATTTCAACGTCACATCATCGGACTCAGTGCAGTAGCGATGCTTGCATTAGCTCAAACGTCAGCCATTGCTGATGATAAGTTCAGTGATGTGGTCATTAAATCCAACAAACTAGACAATAATACTTACATGTTTATCGGGGCCGGAGGCAATATTGCGGTTTCTGCTGGAGATGACGGCATATTAATTGTTGATGATCAATTTGCACCTTTAGCCGATAAAATTACCGCCGCACTTAATGATATTCAACCTGGCTTGCCTAAATACATCGTTAATACTCATTACCATGGTGACCATACGGGTGGAAACGCCCACTTTGGTGAAACAGGCTCTATCTTAGCTCATCATAATGTTCTCGAACGTCTCAAAGCGGATAGCAGTACTCCTGCGTCAGCATTGCCCGTTATCACTTATGAAGACAATATCTCAATTCATTTTAATCAAGATACTTTAGAGGTTATTCACCTAGGTCCAGGCCATACCGATGGTGACAGTGTCGTCATGTGGCAAAAAGCCAATATTATTCACATGGGCGATTTATACTTTAAAGACCGCTTTCCGTACATTGATTTAGCGGCGGGAGGCTCTGTAACAGGCTATCGTGAAAACGTCAGTTTGATCCTCGATCGTTTAGACAATAAAACTAAGGTAATACCCGGTCATGGCGAGTTAGCCGATAAAAATGCACTGCTAAAATTCAAGCATATGCTTGATGACAGTATTAATTGGATGCGTGGTGAAATTGAAATGGGCCATGATTTAGCCACCATCAAAAAACAGGGCGTTCCAGCAAAATATGCTAATTGGGCTTGGGAATTTATCTCGGCAGATAAATGGATTGAAACTTTATATCAAGACCTAGCCGCAAAATCTTAA